From a region of the Xanthomonas rydalmerensis genome:
- a CDS encoding aldose epimerase family protein, which translates to MSSLFGHLPDGTAIQCMVLDSGDGLRAELLTYGGLLRSLRLRGAHGETELVLGLPTLQDYLQDPAYLGVLVGRFGNRIAGSAFTLDGRHYAVTANEGANHLHGGALGFGRRVWTVLAQTERMLQLRYDSPAGEEGYPGNVSVEATYRVEGRCLSVEFVAQTDAPTPLNLTHHPYFNLAGDAAVPAAAQWLRVPADRYLPVGDAALLPRGEVATVAGTPFDFRHARAIADKDIAADPQLSISAGYDHCLVLADGHDCTAMLYSPHSGVAMRIVSPMPAVQLYEGQGLDRQHPALGRGICLEPQGYPDAPNQPGFPDSILRPGQVYRHRIAYHVAEVGRGADWTAVEAALVGQGGG; encoded by the coding sequence ATGTCCTCGCTCTTCGGTCATCTTCCCGACGGTACCGCCATCCAGTGCATGGTCCTGGACAGCGGCGACGGCCTGCGCGCCGAACTGCTGACCTACGGCGGCCTGTTGCGCAGCCTGCGCCTGCGTGGTGCGCACGGCGAGACCGAGCTGGTGCTGGGGCTGCCGACGCTGCAGGACTACCTGCAGGATCCGGCCTACCTGGGCGTGCTGGTCGGGCGCTTCGGCAACCGCATCGCCGGCTCGGCCTTCACCCTCGATGGCCGGCATTACGCGGTCACCGCCAACGAGGGCGCCAATCATCTGCATGGCGGGGCGCTGGGCTTCGGTCGCCGGGTGTGGACGGTGCTGGCACAGACCGAGCGCATGCTGCAGTTGCGCTACGACTCGCCGGCCGGCGAGGAGGGCTACCCGGGCAACGTCTCGGTGGAGGCGACCTACCGCGTCGAAGGCCGCTGCCTGAGCGTGGAGTTCGTCGCCCAGACCGATGCGCCGACCCCGCTCAATCTCACCCATCATCCTTATTTCAACCTGGCCGGCGATGCCGCGGTGCCTGCCGCCGCGCAGTGGCTGCGCGTGCCGGCCGATCGTTACCTGCCAGTCGGCGACGCGGCGCTGCTGCCGCGCGGCGAGGTCGCCACCGTGGCCGGTACGCCGTTCGATTTCCGCCACGCGCGCGCCATCGCCGACAAGGACATCGCCGCCGATCCGCAACTGTCGATCAGCGCCGGCTACGACCACTGCCTGGTGCTGGCCGACGGCCACGACTGCACCGCCATGCTGTATTCGCCGCACAGCGGCGTGGCCATGCGCATCGTCAGCCCGATGCCGGCCGTGCAACTCTATGAAGGCCAGGGCCTGGACCGGCAGCATCCGGCGCTGGGCCGCGGTATCTGCCTGGAGCCGCAGGGCTACCCGGACGCCCCGAACCAGCCTGGTTTCCCCGACAGCATCCTGCGTCCGGGCCAGGTCTATCGGCATCGCATCGCCTACCACGTCGCCGAGGTCGGCCGCGGCGCCGACTGGACGGCGGTGGAGGCGGCGCTGGTGGGGCAGGGCGGCGGTTGA